Proteins found in one Malassezia vespertilionis chromosome 5, complete sequence genomic segment:
- a CDS encoding uncharacterized protein (COG:S; EggNog:ENOG503NYGF) — protein MPTPLARLACPQPRNFWRSALCRSPDGTLFLARAESHTLYVFRAEPWATLQYTFQAPSPVLDVCWYMYPAISDDNVVHWCFAVSCRDMPVRLVDAVDGTTKASFGIVNHVESFLAPQALAFSSDCVRLFGGLSEACTVHSLADAGTNRHAALALAASQHGLVSALAVGRAPHDLEEENGAPLEITAVGTYANVVGIYVTDASWLHSAAERDEAGRHGAKEIVQGGALCLAGWRVNEGHGIVQMQWHPKHRHILVVGMRRASYVYVYNTSYLSGTGTPFQRAPALLARLERPCANSHQRLLFDIDAEGRFLVAGDARGTIRIWDLEYVLRADTDVPSPLLAWNAHTDAIGSTQFCPQKPQCVLSVAGARHWDTTTQGPLPTDTDAVLWQWPRPADTH, from the exons atgccgacgccgctggcgcgcttggcgtgcccacagccgcgcaatttctggcgcagtgcgctaTG CAGGTCACCAGACGGCACGCTTTTCCTTGCTCGCGCCGAGTCGCATACGCTGTACGTGTTCCGTGCAGAGCCATGGGCCACGTTGCAGTACACGTTCCAAGCGCCGAGTCCCGTCCTCGATGTGTGTTGGTACATGTACCCTGCGATATCCGACGACAATGTCGTGCATTGGTGTTTTGCAGTGAGCTGCCGTGATATGCCGGTACGCCTGGTGGATGCTGTAGATGGCACG ACCAAGGCATCGTTTGGTATTGTAAATCATGTCGAATCTTTTCTCGcaccgcaagcgctggcATTTAGCAGCGATTGTGTACG ACTTTTTGGCGGCTTGTCTGAAGCGTGCACCGTGCATAGTCTCGCCGACGCAGGCACGAatcggcacgccgcccTTGCACTCGCGGCGTCTCAGCATGGGCTTGTTTCGGCGCTCGCGGTggggcgcgcgccgcacgaccTCGAGGAGGAGAACGGGGCGCCGCTGGAAATTACGGCGGTCGGCACGTATGCCAATGTGGTGGGCATCTACGTCACGGATGCATCCTGGCTGCACAGTGCTGCAGAGCGAGACGAAGCGGGGCGCCACGGTGCAAAAGAAATCGTACAGGGCGGCGCACTATGCCTTGCAGGATGGCGCGTTAATGAAGGACATGGCATCGTGCAGATGCAGTGGCACCCAAAGCACCGCCATATCCTCGTAGTCGgtatgcgccgcgcttcgtACGTGTACGTGTACAATACAAGCTATTtgagcggcacaggcacgccattccagcgtgcgccggcgctgctAGCGCGACTGGAGCGCCCGTGCGCAAATTCGCACCAGCGCCTCTTATTTGATATCGACGCCGAGGGCCGATTTCTTGTCGCTGGCGACGCGCGTGGTACTATACGCATATGGGATCTCGAATACGTGCTCCGTGCAGATACCGACGTACCGAGTCCGTTGCTCGCATGGAACGCGCATACTGACGCGATTGGAAGTACACAATTCTGCCCACAAAAGCCACAATGCGTGCTCAGCGTagctggagcgcggcattgGGATACGACAACACAAGGGCCCTTGCCGACGGATACAGACGCAGTGCTCTGGCAGTGGCCAAGGCCTGCAGATACCCACTAG
- a CDS encoding uncharacterized protein (COG:J; BUSCO:EOG092651FJ; EggNog:ENOG503NX7I): protein MLTPVSSETPPSATTLRMRKANVFRAEAAIPRMSWSPRNLYNLIARSTTPFLAGQTSFAKTSLTMFQQRYRSKRLLRGYHGDWIPETRFKRWFLPTRLPSYAPQLGRDGSEHALDTPVPPIAHLFLGDIERRLDVSVFRCCFAHSAYHGRSLVLHGKVTVNGEVVTDPGALLREGDLISVEPASVPMLNKHVARRVKEDVARRDKGDASVPENTHAEASQVADAPDAPEAPEAPDAAPAPSSFAPQLPNGVLPFHLPPFAAPFLFIPPHLDVSFRTCSAIYMRNPTITTSVKRKHESGTRKPNLQRVYHSDIASPYPPANEMHSLAWEYYVRNAPRVRSGERRTKLTGRYGRNGGFDAARAWERDRRRVAIRRGWGKKRRNAHASPAPI, encoded by the coding sequence ATGCTGACGCCCGTTTCTTCCGAAACGCCTCCTTCTGCGACGACCTTGCGGATGCGCAAGGCGAATGTGTTCCGCGCGGAGGCGGCGATTCCACGCATGTCGTGGTCGCCGCGCAACTTATACAATCTGATTGCGCGGTCGACGACACCGTTTTTGGCGGGGCAGACGTCGTTTGCAAAGACGAGCTTGACCATGTTTCAGCAGCGATATCGGTCGAAGCGCCTTTTGCGTGGATACCATGGCGACTGGATCCCCGAAACGCGGTTTAAGCGCTGGTTTTTGCCGACACGACTGCCGAGTTATGCGCCACAGTTGGGGCGCGATGGCAGtgagcatgcgctggaCACGCCCGTGCCGCCAATTGCGCACCTGTTTTTGGGGGATATCGAGCGCAGGTTGGACGTGAGCGTGTTTcgctgctgctttgcaCACAGCGCATACCATGGCAGGTCGCTCGTTTTGCATGGAAAGGTCACGGTAAATGGCGAGGTCGTGACGGATCCTGGCGCGCTGTTGCGCGAGGGCGACTTGATTTCTGTCGAGCCTGCGAGTGTGCCAATGCTGAACAAGCATGTAGCGAGGCGCGTAAAGGAGGATGTAGCGCGGCGGGACAAGGGAGATGCATCCGTGCCTGAAAACACGCATGCCGAGGCATCACAGGTCGCGGACGCTCCGGACGCCCCAGAAGCTCCAGAAGCCCCGGACGCTGCTCCCGCACCTTCTTCCTTCGCACCCCAACTTCCCAACGGCGTACTTCCGTTCCACTTGCCCCCCTTTGCCGCCCCCTTTTTATTTATTCCACCGCACCTCGATGTCAGTTTCCGCACGTGCTCGGCCATTTACATGCGGAACCCTACCATTACTACCAGCGTAAAACGCAAGCACGAGTCAGGTACACGCAAACCCAACTTGCAGCGTGTCTACCACTCTGATATTGCATCGCCGTACCCACCCGCCAACGAGATGCACAGCCTCGCGTGGGAATATTACGTGCggaatgcgccgcgtgtccgcagcggcgagcgccgcacaaaacTGACCGGCCGCTACGGCCGCAATGGCGGATTCGACGCCGCCCGCGCCTGGGAGCGCgatcgccgccgcgtcgcaATCCGCCGCGGCTGGGGCAAAAAGAGGCGCAATGCGCATGCTAGTCCCGCCCCGATATAG
- the SAM2 gene encoding methionine adenosyltransferase (EggNog:ENOG503NUD5; BUSCO:EOG09262QJW; COG:H) — protein MSDFQLPEGHFLFTSESVGEGHPDKICDQVSDAILDACLQQDPMSKVACETACKTGLILVFGEITTKASIDYQKVIREAIKEIGYDSSDKGFDYKTCNVMVAIEQQSPDIAQGLDHGDLESHGAGDQGIMFGYASDETPEFMPMTISLAHKLNHALADARRNGSLPWLRPDTKTQVTIEYKKDGGAVVPLRVDTVVISTQHSDDVSTEELRSKLQSDIIEKVIPANMRDERTVYHLQPSGRFVIGGPQGDAGLTGRKIIVDSYGGWGAHGGGAFSGKDFSKVDRSAAYTARWIAKSIVAAGLARRVLVQLSYAIGVAEPLSVFVDSYGSGSKSDAELVDVVRKNFNLKPGVIVRDLDLQKPIYRQTAFGGHFGRPEFTWEHPKPLKF, from the coding sequence ATGTCTGATTTCCAACTCCCCGAGGGCCATTTCCTCTTCACCTCTGAGTCTGTTGGTGAGGGCCACCCCGACAAGATCTGTGACCAGGTCTCAGACGCAATTCTGGATGCGTGTCTGCAGCAGGACCCCATGTCCAAGGTCGCATGCGAGACTGCGTGCAAGACCGGCCTCATCCTCGTTTTTGGCGAGATCACTACCAAGGCGAGCATTGACTACCAAAAAGTGATCCGCGAAGCAATCAAGGAGATTGGCTATGACAGCAGCGACAAAGGGTTTGACTACAAGACGTGCAACGTCATGGTCGCCATCGAGCAGCAGTCGCCTGATATCGCCCAGGGTCTCGACCACGGAGACCTCGAGTCGCACGGTGCGGGTGACCAGGGTATCATGTTTGGCTATGCGTCCGATGAGACGCCCGAGTTTATGCCAATGACGATTTCCCTCGCACACAAGCTCAACCATGCActcgccgatgcgcgccgcaatgGCAGCCTGCCTTGGCTGCGCCCCGACACCAAGACCCAAGTCACGATTGAGTACAAGAAAGACGGCGGTGCTGTCGTGCCGCTCCGTGTCGATACGGTTGTCATTTCTACCCAGCACTCGGACGACGTCTCGACCGaagagctgcgcagcaagctgcagTCGGACATTATCGAGAAGGTCATTCCTGCGAacatgcgcgacgagcgcacCGTCTACCACCTCCAGCCCTCGGGCCGGTTCGTGATTGGTGGGCCACAGGGCGATGCCGGTCTTACCGGCCGCAAAATTATCGTCGACTCGTACGGCGGTTGGGGCGCACACGGAGGTGGTGCGTTTAGCGGCAAAGACTTTAGCAAGGTCGACCGCTCTGCCGCGTACACTGCGCGCTGGATTGCCAAGTCCATTGTCGCTGCTGGCCTCGCCCGCCGTGTGCTGGTGCAGCTCTCGTACGCAATCGGTGTTGCAGAGCCGCTCTCTGTCTTTGTCGACTCGTACGGCAGCGGCTCCAAGTCGGAtgccgagctggtcgatgtcgtgcgcaaaaactTTAACCTGAAGCCGGGTGTgattgtgcgcgacttggatCTGCAGAAGCCGATTTACCGCCAGACCGCCTTTGGCGGTCACTTTGGCCGTCCCGAATTCACCTGGGAGCACCCCAAGCCACTCAAGTTCTAA
- a CDS encoding uncharacterized protein (EggNog:ENOG503NZ1T; COG:U), producing the protein MRKAFNPSKLMGLPRRRKSGNPFDDVDTDAQERLPPDLKNVSAAGMVGRPQSKSDDLASEYDSQEPIYDDDDVEEEYTDDDPTASYDDEEYSDDEDEDVYEASEYTEETAGTEQGDDYDEDDYEETIQSSTYDEDASEYTRDSGEYTLESGAAGNSAPGNRAEIDEDEYLDDVDANTASAAPIGSAPARSVAPTALAVGTGVAAGTGVAASSGGFLRGFRRMNVANEPPSTRPAPGTQSRGLFSRLQKIGQRNQAAPALATEPYQANTIAGRANGAIRDLEKRSTAAQPMQAPPQAPVRRTVSTVRKDNAVGMRSRAEQAVLGNPVAEQGAPVQSTAAVARQPSVHSNLQDNGSVYGSEYTSTSMTRSRRHATSRSSTDMFDNESAYTETISDSARATEAGMTPMGSPKMAPREEILLREETRGKVPELVDPFGGGMSLSRFSRDMQRPESIEPSLFDGNSGQPSSPLIPMSGPLSGQRTSMDEHSSVLRTNRPITPHTTRLESTYASPAEYSRHAATPSFATAEFQSVMSDDATKLQSPVRINRKKVASDLSLAERQRLARSKPSTSIPESTRDDVPPVPPVPPISILPQRTAAPKSRTKPRPANFRGLEHKVPGRVQRNTQRVTRDPQSYLLTPSVAPSDAGSDDVAMLTMESKPPKPSGSWLLRDMTPEQTHYFLRDMVSKELDWELDRTWLLNSFDKPVGHSRSRTGHLHDQDSRLDDFSSEEEAYTDVDEFDEEAVFRRDVYKPIRSGESLDLPLLRFLIKNAFCTFPLFVPPERKRTDRPAPNKAAFARSYFFAAILPILRELQARSLSAAVDRHGEDEGMPFSAMSTTRAVFLLLRKWAVRYTTAVLRVGSGNPYFGIDTLDQVHNRSWPWPSADLLPPEAYVSYRKPTDRLRLGGFEVDVVAVRVHAQHERDFLLRIRRPNRIDEFVVRNDLDWEEFREKLSKELGPFVHIRPLPRLPGAAESKRMLPSTTTDSSSYTKTSYEESTLDDDEGSYLTETETASHTEYSDDDSSDDRSISTVSKARPPRGTRAADILRPLYGQRNRPPPKFEADRRLLRAWLRDTLAVRSIGESQEARAFLSIGNFHDRDLDTNELLNIAERRRVDCSRIEEREKDAELAGENVLGIRRVQQRIWADCVDGDGFLKMYDALKSTPDFPELPMSYQTMVSWGNLQIARFLYGVFVQGDESRANLARVTDMFEAVPWRKLANAMRLPAFQALGEWQKQFLRNRFLQNLFQVSFEDNPVAMDEDLRALQHQIGSDTMIRKLRAYVESPESLKRLVRDHASRADIPLVAAIVRGSETPKLNKNEVQRVILATRTYMDFIKTCPNAAKKKAHKEPGYVLIVNLQRVLRLYSLHRDVTQVRGMLQDPAILDALTIFFDPLNDALVRLHRVKGIRQDILDLRTWLTRLLELLATLRARVQDPARSINLLASFLDRGALGWYNFLHRWAAADPVVFNFFAWFRHLAMTIGAGSEDLADIWDPPLNAMHEAVREERLETDDAEATALRAASLAKLAAEGDGAKDADPRLDELMVHEIVELAEAARRKRARQMEIACRWSAGDTEADFSIQVMGDGSGHMRSEPFLPKEPRPAPKTTALDRLRRSFREAVSSALAR; encoded by the coding sequence ATGCGTAAGGCTTTCAATCCATCAAAGCTGATGGGGCTACCCAGGCGCCGCAAAAGTGGGAACCCATTTGATGATGTAGACACGGATGCGCAGGAGAGATTGCCGCCCGACCTAAAGAATGTTAGTGCCGCCGGCATGGTTGGACGCCCACAAAGCAAAAGCGATGACCTCGCTTCAGAATACGACAGTCAGGAGCCGATCtatgacgacgacgacgtcGAAGAAGAATATACCGATGACGACCCGACCGCATcgtacgacgacgaagagtacagcgacgacgaagacgaagaCGTTTACGAAGCGTCCGAGTACACCGAAGAAACTGCCGGCACGGAGCAAGGCGACGACTACGACGAAGACGACTACGAAGAAACCATCCAATCTTCTACGTACGACGAGGACGCGAGCGAATACACCCGCGATAGCGGCGAATATACTTTGGAAAGCGGGGCTGCTGGTAACTCTGCCCCCGGGAACCGTGCCGAAATAGACGAGGATGAGTACTTGGACGACGTCGACGCCAACACAGCCAGTGCCGCTCCTATCGGAAGTGCCCCGGCCCGCAGCGTTGCACCTACCGCCCTTGCTGTGGGCACAGGCGTTGCTGCGGGCACAGGCGTTGCAGCCTCCAGCGGCGGCTTCTTGCGCGGATTCCGACGCATGAACGTAGCGAACGAGCCGCCCTcgacgcgcccagcgcccgGCACCCAGTCTCGCGGTCTCTTTTCGCGCCTGCAAAAGATTGGGCAGCGCAAccaagcggcgccagcgcttgcgACGGAACCCTATCAAGCCAACACGATTGCCGGCCGTGCTAACGGCGCCATTCGCGACTTGGAGAAGCGCTCCACTGCCGCTCAACcaatgcaagcgccgccgcaagcaccggtgcgccgcactgtCTCGACGGTCCGCAAAGACAATGCAGTGggcatgcgctcgcgcgccgagcaagcaGTCCTAGGCAACCCCGTTGCCgaacaaggcgcgcctGTCCAGTCTACTGCCGCTGTTGCCCGCCAGCCCAGCGTTCACTCTAACCTGCAAGACAATGGCTCTGTTTATGGCTCTGAGTACACGAGTACCTCGATGACCCGGTCGCGGCGCCACGCTACGTCCCGCTCGAGCACCGATATGTTTGACAACGAGTCTGCTTATACTGAAACTATTTCCGACAGCGCCCGGGCCACCGAGGCGGGCATGACGCCGATGGGCTCGCCGAAAATGGCACCGCGCGAAGAGATTTTGCTCCGCGAAGAAACGCGTGGAAAGGTCCCCGAGCTGGTCGATCCTTTCGGCGGCGGAATGTCGCTCAGTCGCTTCTCGCGCGACATGCAGCGTCCCGAAAGCATCGAACCGAGCCTGTTTGACGGCAACTCGGGCCAACCTTCGAGCCCGCTGATCCCCATGAGCGGCCCGCTGAGCGGGCAGCGCACCTCGATGGACGAGCACAGCTCTGTCTTGCGCACTAATCGCCCCATCACGCCGCACACTACACGCTTGGAGTCGACGTATGCGTCGCCCGCGGAGTACAGTCGGCACGCGGCCACACCATCCTTTGCCACCGCAGAATTCCAGTCGGTCATGTCGGACGATGCCACCAAGCTGCAGTCGCCCGTGCGGATCAACCGCAAAAAGGTGGCGTCGGACCTGTCGCTGGCCgagcgccagcgcctcgcgcgcagcaaaccAAGCACGAGCATTCCCGAGAGCACCAGGGACGATGTGCCGCCAGTGCCGCCAGTGCCGCCCATCTCGATATTGCCTcagcgcactgccgcgccTAAATCCCGCACCAAGCCGCGCCCCGCCAATTTCCGCGGCCTCGAGCACAAGGTGCCTGGCCGAGTGCAGCGGAATACGCAGCGCGTGACGCGCGATCCCCAAAGCTATTTGCTCACGCCCTCTGTCGCCCCAAGCGATGCCGGCTCTGACGATGTGGCCATGCTCACCATGGAAAGCAAGCCGCCCAAGCCCAGCGGCTCTTGGCTCCTGCGCGATATGACCCCCGAGCAGACGCACTactttttgcgcgataTGGTGAGCAAGGAGCTCGACTGGGAGCTCGACCGCACATGGCTCTTGAACTCGTTTGACAAGCCCGTCGGCCACTCGCGCTCACGCACGGGCCATTTGCACGACCAAGATTCGCGCCTCGACGACTTTTCcagcgaggaagaggcgTACACCGATGTGGACGAGTTTGACGAAGAGGCCGTCTTCCGCCGCGACGTGTACAAACCAatccgcagcggcgagaGTCTTGATCTTCctctgctgcgctttttGATCAAGAATGCATTCTGCACCTTTCCCCTTTTTGTTCCTCCCGAGCGGAAGCGCACCGATCGCCCTGCGCCTAACAAGGCCGCCTTTGCCCGCTCCTACTTTTTCGCAGCTATTCTTCCCATCCTCCGCGAATTGCAAGCGCGCTCGCTCAGCGCCGCTGTTGACCGCCACGGCGAGGACGAAGGCATGCCGTTTAGTGCCATGAGCACCACACGAGCCGTATttttgctgctgcgcaaatggGCTGTGCGCTACACAACCGCTGTGCTTCGCGTCGGGAGCGGCAATCCCTACTTCGGCATCGACACGCTAGACCAAGTGCACAACCGCAGCTGGCCGTGGCCCTCGGCGGATCTCTTGCCGCCTGAAGCCTACGTGAGTTACCGCAAGCCCACCGATCGCCTCCGCCTCGGTGGATTCGAGGTGGATGTTGTTGCTGTGCGCGTccatgcacagcacgaGCGCGACTTCCTCTTGCGTATCCGTCGCCCCAACAGGATCGACGAGTTTGTCGTGCGCAACGATCTCGACTGGGAAGAGTTCCGCGAGAAGCTGTCCAAAGAGCTCGGTCCCTTTGTCCACATTCGCCCTCTTCCCCGTCTCcccggcgcggcggaaagcaagcgcatgctccCGTCCACTACGACGGACTCCTCAAGCTACACAAAGACTAGCTATGAAGAGTCAACgctcgacgacgacgagggCAGCTACCTCACCGAGACCGAAACTGCCTCCCATACCGAGtacagcgacgacgacaGCTCTGACGACCGTTCGATAAGCACCGTCAGCAAAGCTCGTCCGCCACGTGGAACGCGTGCCGCTGATATTTTGCGCCCGCTCTATGGGCAGCGAAACAGGCCCCCACCCAAGTTTGAGGCCGATCGCCGCCTGCTCCGCGCCTGGCTCCGCGACACGCtcgcggtgcgcagcattggCGAAAGCcaagaagcgcgtgcgttCCTCAGCATTGGCAACTTTCACGACCGTGACTTGGACACGAACGAGCTGCTCAacattgccgagcgtcGCCGCGTCGACTGCAGCCGcatcgaggagcgcgagaaggatgccgagcttgcgGGCGAGAATGTGCTTGGCATCCGCCgcgtccagcagcgcatttgGGCCGACTGTGTGGACGGAGACGGCTTCTTGAAAATGTACGACGCACTCAAGTCCACACCCGACTTTCCTGAGCTGCCCATGTCGTACCAGACGATGGTCTCTTGGGGCAATTtgcaaatcgcgcgcttcttgtACGGCGTCTTTGTCCAAGGCGACGagtcgcgcgcgaatcTTGCGCGTGTCACGGATATGTTTGAAGCGGTTCCTTGGCGGAAACTCGCCAACGCGATGCGCCTCCCTGCCTTTCaagcgctcggcgagtGGCAAAAGCAATTTTTGCGGAACCGCTTCCTCCAGAACCTGTTTCAGGTCTCGTTTGAGGACAATCCAGTGgcgatggacgaggatctgcgtgccttgcagcACCAGATCGGCTCCGATACCATGATCcggaagctgcgcgcgtacgTGGAAAGTCCCGAGAGCCTGAAgcgccttgtgcgcgacCATGCATCCCGCGCGGATATTCCGCTCGTCGCCGCGATTGTCCGCGGATCCGAAACGCCGAAACTCAACAAGAACGAAGTTCAGCGCGTGATTCTTGCGACGCGCACCTACATGGACTTTATCAAGACCTGCCCGAACGCGGCCAAGAAGAAGGCACACAAAGAGCCCGGCTACGTATTGATTGTCAACTTGCAGCGTGTCTTGCGCCTCTATTCGCTCCACCGCGACGTGACACAGGTCCGTGGGATGCTGCAGGACCCCGCGATTCTCGATGCACTCACCATCTTTTTCGATCCGCTCAACGACGCACTTGTCCGGCTCCACCGCGTCAAAGGGATTCGCCAGGATATCCTCGATCTGCGTACGTGGCTCAcgcgcttgctcgagcttctcgcgacgctgcgtgcgcgcgttCAGGATCCTGCGCGCTCGATTAACCTCTTGGCCAGCTTTTTGGACCGCGGCGCCCTGGGCTGGTACAATTTCCTGCACCGCTGGGCCGCCGCCGACCCCGTCGTCTTCAACTTCTTTGCTTGGTTCCGCCACTTGGCCATGACGATCGGCGCGGGCTCCGAGGACCTTGCTGATATTTGGGATCCCCCGCTGAACGCAATGCACGAAGCTGTGCGCGAAGAGAGGCTCGAGACGGACGATGCGGAAGCaacggcgctgcgtgccgcgaGCCTTGCGAAGCTTGCTGCCGAAGGCGATGGTGCCAAGGACGCAGATCCgcgcctcgacgagctTATGGTCCATGAGATCgtcgagcttgccgaggctgcacggcgcaagcgcgcgaggcaaATGGAGATTGCGTGTCGCTGGTCCGCTGGTGATACCGAGGCCGACTTTAGCATCCAGGTCATGGGCGATGGCAGTGGGCATATGCGGTCCGAGCCTTTTCTTCCGAAAGAGCCGAGGCCTGCACCCAAGACGACGGCGCTGGaccgtttgcgccgcagttTCCGCGAAGCGGTCTCgagcgcgcttgcacgaTGA